TGCAGGAaaaagagtgagggaggaagagagagagaaccagagagcAGTGCAGCGAACAAACAAACACGCCGAACAACAGCCGGGAAGGCAGAGAAGGACGCACGAATCAAACTCGCCGTTATAATAACGGATTCGCCAGTGACAACGTGAGGCAGACTTTTTTTAGGGTACTAATACATCTCCGTTTAAATATGCATTACTTGGTATCAAGCTCTTTTATATAAAGCGGTGGGATCACGTCCTATAGTTTAATTAATTCCACCGTCAGGCAGTTTGGAAACTATAAACGAACAATGCATTCTGCCGGCGACCACTAAAAAGGATGACATAGCGATGACAGAGAACAGCGACTGAACTGAACCTTTGTATTTtaatctgtctttttcttttaaatattatttcgTTTTCTGAGAGCCAAATAAGCCTTAAGATTCACACTCCTTGCGACCAGCGTCTATCGGGTCACCTTCGAAATTTACGCGGGCGTCTTGTGTTCGTGCGTTGTGTGTGCAAGAGTGAGCGGGTGCCCGATAGCCTTttggagagagagcgagaaagaagAGAGTCTGGATATAAGCGTGATCCAACCCTCCAGACAGCAACAGAAGCAGCAGGATCCGGTCCTCCAGAGTAGCAGTCTAGCCTCATCCCCAGTCCCGCAGCCCCATGCAGGATGCCCGGGGGGGAGCGCTGGTCCTGGGGTGTCCTCCTGGTCCTGCTCTTCCCGAGTTCATGACACCCTGGGCGGCTTCATCATGCGTCTCCTGCCCGCTCCAAGTGCCCAATCTCTCCGGCTACTGTTTCTCTTTATCTTCGTGATGGGGGTTGCCCCTTCCCCGGCTCTCACGGCAGGCTGCccggacaggtgtgtgtgtgacgacCAGCTGGTGGTCCAGTGCGCCGGGCAAGACCTCACCCTCTTTCCCAACGACCTCCCATTAGCCACCCGCCAACTCATCATCTCCAACAACCGCATAAGAGACCTTCCAGCATTACAACTCAACTACCTTTCTGATCTGGTCTATCTAGACGTCAGCAACAACACACTGACGGAGATTTCAGAGTCCACCTTCGGGAATCTCCGGAAGCTGGCCTACCTGGACCTGTCCTTCAACACACTGATCCAGATCGAAGACAGGACGTTCGGACCGTTGTCCAGCCTCGTAATGCTACGACTAACAGACAACCCGGGGCTAAATGAAATCCATCCGGACGCGTTCTCGGAGAACTTGGCTTTGCAGGTGCTGGATGTGAGCAGGAACAACTTGACGGCGCTAAACATCAGCACATTGATCGCCCTGCCTTCGCTGCGCTCACTGGGGCTCAGCGGAAACCCCTGGACCTGTGACTGCGAGACGGAGGACCTCTGCCTCTGGGTCTTGATTGAAGGATTCAAGTTCCAAGGTGAGAATGGTGTTCGGTAGGTGAGGGGTTTGTCtgattgttttgtgtgtgtgtgtgtgtgtgtgtgtgtaagtgggcCACTTTCCTTGTCGATAAATAGCACTACTCAGTTTAGGTTATaagatgttctgtgtgtgttcataatGTTTGCATGACCTGTGCCAAGATCTTGCACGTGCTCCTATAAATCTTATAAGTCTTATCTGAAATAGTTGCGATTATTGTTATAAAACAATGTCACCCTTTTTGCATGTTAGATAGCAAtacaacacacagtacattaaaaataaatataaaaagggGAAAGAAGGTGCCCCCCAATTAAAATTATTACCGCCATGCAATTATTACTGTGTCATATATGATGTATACATTTCCAGCTTGACAGAAGCTCTgagaaatgtattgaatgtaGTGGAGGTGAATCGTTGTTGTAGTCCTAGAGCTTAGACAGATGGCCAATACCATGTGTTTTACTGTTCTGCTATTCTGTCAAGTAAACAAGGCAGTTGTCCTCTGCAGGATTGGAGAGCCAGCTATGCTCCAAGGTCTTATCACTGCTTATCGTCTCATCAACTCTTTTAGCTAATTTGATGCAGGGCGCTCAGTCAATGGTCCCTGAATGACAACCCACTCTGCTTCTTGCATGGCATGCCAGCCCTGTTTCCCCAGGAcatgcgcatgcacacacacacacacacacacacacacacacacagagctagtCAAAGCTACAGCAAGGGTTAATGACATCACAGGAGTACAGAAACCACAGTCAATGATCACAGgacttcacccccccccccccccacacactctatttccccctcttcctcctccccctgcCTTTTGGCTTTTCTAAGCTCGTATTCCTGTCTCCACacttcctctcttcttctcttgACCCCGACATCCATCAGTTTCTCATATCACAATAACTCTCACAAGACTGCGGAGATGTACCCAGTCATTCATAATGCTGTATGAAAAGAGGACCAACAATTCCTTTTGATACATTATTTCTCATTATATATCAACTATCCTCcctctaaatgacaataaaaaaaaaaagaattgaatGTATTCCCACCCCCGATTCATTATGGAATCACCCTATTGACTTTTCACACTATCTACACCATAAGCAGGCCATAGGGGAGACCTACAGCAACATCATCATGTCAGTTAACCTACTCTCAAAATAGGACCCAACTGATTTAGGTCTTCTAAATGGATTGGATCATAATAGTCCTTTTCGCTGGAGGACGCTGGTCTAATTACTGGCTCTCAGAGCTCTGCCATGCATGCTCTGCTATGAAACAATGCCACAGTAGCTTCTGTGAAGCAGCCACTACccttcctggggtccacacaAAAGATGACAAATAACAAAGCACTACATGGGCACAGGGGCTTGTGCACTTGTCGGGATGGGGTTTCAGGTTCAGTCGTGTCTGTATGCGTGGGCTGTCCAactctgttcctggagagctgtTATCCCTTAGGTTTTTActccaaccccagttgtgactaacctgatttagcttttcatccagttAATTATAAGAATTtggtgtgctaaattagggttggagAGAGAATTTACAGGAAAGgaggctctccaggaacagggtttggTAGGCCTGTTTTAAAcctaaaatgccaggttgtaAGTCAGGGTAGGGGACTGGGTAGAGGTCAAGGGTAGAGGTCAGGGTAGGGGACTGGGTAGAGGTCAAGCGTAGAGGTCAGGGTACAGGTCTGGGTAGAGGTCAAGGGTAGAGGTCAGGGTACAGGTCTGGGTAGAGGTCAAGGGTAGAGGTCAGGGTACAGGTCTGGGTAGAGGTCAAGCGTAGAGGTCAGGGTACAGGTCTGGGTAGAGGTCAAGGGTAGAGGTCAGGGTACAGGTCTGGGTAGAGGTCAAGCGTAGAGATCAGGGTACAGGTCTGGGTAGAGGTCAAGGGTAGAGGTCAGGATACAGGTCTGAGTAGAAGAACTGAGTATGAGTATCACCTATTTCCTTTCTCCTTGTTCCTACTTTTTTGGtatttcttcttcctctttttaTATAGGTCAGGGATCGGTGACCATTATGTCTGGATATGCCTTTAAAAATTGTGGAGTCACTGTTTAAGATCAATATCTGCTATTCAGTCCAGCGGCTAGCAGTTGGACCAAATGACTGCAAGATCTGACGTTCAGACAGGGACGTCCCAGATCTGCCGAATTATCAGGGCCAAGACAAATCATCTTGAGCCAGAGGGGAAGGGCTCTGCTGATATGTCATCAGTGCTCAATTGAAACTCATCGTCTCTCGTTGCGCGTGTTTCCTGACACCATCGCAGCTGTGATAACGTCATCTAAAAAGCCCGGGTCTGGTGAATCTTGTGAATTTCCAGGGGGGTTACTATGCTACAACAGGGATTCTTTATGtaatatttttatgtaaatacCAACCAACAATGAAAAAGTTGTTCTGTAGAGATTAAATAACACTGCCCAAATAACACCCCTGACTCTTCATAACCCCAACCATAGCAAGCCATTATTTATTAACAgatagtttgttgatagtacGACAGTCTGTAGAGAACTGGACAggactacttttttttttaaacgttaatatttattttactgcatTTTTACAAAGACATCATACTGCATTTGGCTGATATATACACTATTTTAGCACACAGATTAAAAACTGTAGTTTGTTTTATGTGACGTCCAACAGCAGTGTGTTCACAtactttctccctcctctgatTTAAAGCGTGCTGTTAACTCACTGCAGCTTTCTCAATGTGCTAAAAATCCAGCATCCAGCCAAACAACCACACATCCCTCTGCTCTGAGGCGTCCTCATGGTCCTAAAGGCAGCATATTCCACAGCTAGAGCTAAACTGCATCCAGGAATGAATTTACTAGCCCATTTAAAATAGTTGGTTCTGAGGTTTTGGCAGTTGAAGAGTTGCGTGCGATTTAAAAGCTGCGGTTTGCCAACCCCTAATCTAGCTGTATCTGGTTTgtgtctcattctgtctctctcttttctttctctccctctctgagacacacacacacacacagctattcGCTGCTCTATTGCCAAGGTTAATAACATGAAAGGAGCAAAGTGGAATAGATTGGCTTTAAGAAGGCAATGTAGTATAttcaaaataactattttacctgaaccctgaccttaaccctaaccctaaccttaacctcaaaaaCCTAACCTCTAATCTTTATGCCTCAacttaacctaaacctaactccaAAACGTaaccctaattttaaccctgcCCTGAAACTTTACCCCAAGTCAGATAAAGCTTCTTCTCAAAGTGAGGACAGaccaaatgtcctcactttACCAGTATAGTCTTACTTAGAAGTGTAAATCTCAAGCTGGTCATCACTTTGACAGTGATTCGAGTACACTCTTTCTCTCaacatctttctctgtctttctcttttattctctctgcctgtctcagTACTGTGAATAAATATAGTGTGTCCCAGTGTAGTAAGCTGTGTCCCACCATATGGCTAATGATGCTGGTTAAAGAGGCCTGACCCCAGACACTGCTTACCGTTACTCATGAGtagtatttgtgtctgtgtgtgtatgcgggTGTGCGTGTAATGTAAACCCCTCTTTGACCCGGCATCTTTGAACTAGACCAGACAACATGACAGCGAGGTAAGAGAGGGGGATGATACTTTCTTTTAAAATGCACCTCTCTCTCCTGGGACGACATGGATGTATATTGATATGGCAGCCAAATCCATGTGGGTTAACCAGAGTGACAGTCAGAGAGGGAATGGGGTCAGGAgatgcaggagagagagaaagtgtgtgcaCACGTGTTTTTGATAGGGGTCTTCTTCATGAATGTGTGTCCTCATTGTTTGAGACGTCTCATTTTCTGAGTGCAGGACTGAGAGGGACTGAGTTACTAAGACATTCCTGGTGTCGTTAGATTTGaaactaagtgtgtgtgtgtggtgtgtgtgtgtgtgtgtgtgtgtgtctgtctcttcgACCTGGGTTTACCATTCTCTAACTCGATTAATCTAAGCCCATTCAGAGCATTTCCCCTagacctctctctccttcccccactcctctcctgcCTACAGTATGTTATCAAAGGGACATTTCTGGAGTAGCATGTTGCAACTATTTCTATGGACTGCATTATGTGCCACAAACATGGCCATAATAGTGCACATGTTAGGATCTGTTTAAGGACCATCCGGCACAGGACAGTGAAACAGCAGTTACCATGCCTGCCTCTAATCAGGCTCATTATGAGAAGACTCTAACTAGAGAAGACGTCACCACCCCTTTCCCCAGCATTTAGGTTCTGTTGTTATATGGAATAAAACCCCTAAAATATCTCGAATGGACTCGATCTCCTGATTATACACCACTTCAGCAGATGTGAAGTAGCTAGCCCTTTGTGTGGTGATGTCACCTGCCCTTAAACCTGGCATTGTGTAGCAATCAGCTTACCTTAGTTGACATACTGCTTAAGGACCACGATTAGCATACTGCTTAAGGAGGGCTTGTTTATAGTATGTTACATTTTCAGAGATGAAGAAGGCTCGAGACGCTAGATTGTTCTGTTGTGTGAACTTGCAGATATCAATAGGTTGAGACGTtatgtggtatgtgtgtgtcacattttAGATAGATCCCACCCGGAGTTATGCAAGTTTGAAAACAGTTATCCTGCGATTGACGGCCACAAACCTGCATGGTACATCTCGAGCATGCCGGTGTAAATTCCAacgctatggaaatgattatgcaaatcaAGATCTATCTAGAGTTTTATATTCTCTCTCATAATTTAAACAACCTGTTGTTTAGGGGTGAATGTAAGTTCGTGTCCCAGGTTCTAATCTAGCATTGTTCTAATCTAATTTCTTAACAGGTATCAACCTAAAACAAATTGGAGCATCTGACTTGAATTCTGGGTAACCTAATTTAGGAGGTGGGGATGTTGAGTGAAGTTGGAGCTGTAGGGTCAGGGATGCTGGAGGCAGGGGCGCCATATGGGGGGGAACGTTAGGATGATTCTAAGGGCCCGTGACTGACAGGGGCCCGTAAAAAGTATTAGAACATcagggaaataaaaaatattttttaaaaatatttaattattaattaaaacattaaattattaacCTATCCAGCAGtgctattttcttgtttttggcaAAAAGAAGACATCCAGAGAGCCTCTTTATTGTGCATTGCGCACCCCTCCAGGCACGAACTGTACTTGCTAGCAGCAAATTGCGAGTGAAGAGCGCAGGTGGAGCATCAAGGATGTCTCAGTTTACTACAGAAAAATCTGTTTTCctaaatcaaaacaaaagaaaagatAGAACAGAGAAAAGGGCGACAGTATATTACCCAATCTTTCAAAACGGAAGGTGGGTGTAGTCCGTGAGTGATGTAAAGGAACCTGTTAGCTTAGTCCATAGTGAAATAGGCAACTTTTGCGCCCCTAACATTAGTTACTTAATAACTTCACAGATAATTCTGAGTGTTAACATTTCTTTCGTCTTTTAGCCGACATTTAATCAATGCAGACAAACTTATAGTGAGCTATTGATACTAAGTCAGTtgtgttgggccctgtccggggcctcccccagatagggccacagtatcgccggacccccctgtctcagtcccaaggtcttacgctgctatattattgtgctgggggagtagggtcggTTCTCCttcactaagttctccttctccactatacactcacctaaaggattattaggaacacctgttcaatttctcattaatgcaattatctaatcaaccaatcacatggcagttgcttcaatgcatttaggggtgtggtcctggtcaagacaatctcctgaactccaaaatgaatgtcagaattggaaagaaaagtgatttaagcaattttgagcgtggcatggttgttggtgccagacgggccggtctgagtatttcacaatctgctcagttactgggattttcacgcacaaccatttctcaccaaaattggaaagttgaagactggaagaatgttgcctggtctgatgagtctcgatttctgttgagacattcagatggtatagtcagaatttggtataaacagaatgagaacatggatccatcatgccttgttaccactgtgcaggctggtggtggtggtgtaatggtgtgggggatgtttttcttggcacactttaggccccttagtgccaattgggcatcatttaaatgccacagcctacctgagcattgtttctgaccatgtccatccctttatgaccaccatgtacctatcctctgatggctacttccagcaggataatgcaccatgtcacaaagctcgaatcatttcacattgttttcttgaacatgacaatgagttcactgtactgaaatggcccccacagtcaccagatctcaacccaatagagcatctttgggatgtggtggaacgggagcttcgtgccctggatgtgcatcccacaaatctgcatcaactgcaagatgctatcctatcaatatgggccaacatttctaaagaatgctttcagcaccttgttgaatcaatgccacgtagaattaaggcagttctgaaagcgaaagggggtcaaacacagtattagtatggtgttcctaataatcctttaggtgagtgtaaatccttgttgatatgaggaatgcattttctgaattttcgcAGTCTCCTCCCggtttgaacttaggagggcctgaggtcctggcccacatctgcggagtacctggcttgggggacctgttgctgtccctgtccagagtcctcctggttgtgttgcagatcgagacaacgcctgacgatttcagctgccactgtgctgacacctccccctcccccgtgttgtcccttccttgtccatctggtcattcttctgacctggactaagtttaaatagactctagactcagcccacacgcatttattaattattacaattgtaatcttaatatgttcacctggcacatccagaagaggactggtcacccctctgagcctgggtcctctctaggtttcttcctaaactttggaattcttagggagtttttcctagccactgaaatttaacactattgttgtttgctccttggggtttaaggccaggtgttttgtaaaagtactttgtgacatctgctgatgtaaaaagggctttataaatacatttaattgaaataaatcagATTGATGCATCAGGCTCAGCAGCCCTGTCAGCCCATCCCCATAACCCTGAACCAGCCCCACTTCCCAACTGAAAGAGGTGAGCAGCATTTTGCTGAATGTCATGTCACTTGGCATACTTGCATGGGGTCCGTgggatttatttaaaattatataaattataatatCCATTCCAAAAAGAATTCAAACATTCTATATCATTCTATATATGAtcatgttaatttatttaattgaagaggttaatgtatatttaagtTATATGTTTTTTAAGCTATTCATTTATGTTGAAATTTTTTCAGTCAAGACTTgttccattaaaaacatttactgttaaagATGGTCTTTAGCATATTTCTTATGGAGGATATCAGTCTTCCATCAAATAGTGAGTTCCACTTATAAGAGCTGTATAAGTAGATGGTGCCTTCGGCTTTAGTGGTAGTGTGGTGGCAACAGCTTCTTGACTCATGTGCATGCTAATATAAAGAAAAGACTTCCACAGGACTCATAATagaatgtattgtgtttattcCATTTGCTTCACAGTCAACAAAGTATGTTAAAGAAATCTTCTTAGACAAAGTAAAGTAATTCCTACATAATACTCATGCAATTACAGTAAGTAAATTGTGTTGCTCCGCCGTCCAAAACCCTAGACACCCACCCACTTGGTTACAGCAGAACACACAACTGTCCAATCACCTTCTGTCTTAAAGTGACGGTAACCAAATAAGAAAGATATACAATGACAATACATCCCGTGCTTATACAATGTACATCAATCTTTGTGTCTCCTACCACTGTAGTAAAATGTCATAAATTATGATAAAAGTTATTGGGCAACAATGTATTCCCAGTATTTAGTATATACGGTAGTGATACTGTTCCCTGTGCACTCACACCCAATATTAAATAACCGCCCACCTCTAAAGGTGCTTTGGCTCCCACACCACTGTATGATCATGCCCCCCCCGTGCATCTGGGTGTGGCCCGATGTTATATATTTTCAGTGGGGCCCAAAATCCCTGGTTTTGCCCCTGGCTGAAGGTTTAGGGATCAGGGAGGGCTGTGTCTGGGTTAGGACAGTATTTCGGGCTGAAGTTCAATCCAGGTTTACAATTTTCCAGCTGGCAGAACAGACACTGAACCTAAAGAGAGGGGTGAGCAGAGGGTAAGAGGTATTAAATATTCATAATTTGAGAGACTGAGAAGGGTCTACaatgtgagaaagagagagagaactagggagagagacagtccaagagagacagagagagaaaacagacagaggagtATCTGGTCTTTAATGACCCAGATCTATCCATCAAACTCTTGAACCCATTCACCATGATCAGCGGTCAGTGATACCCTGAACAAGTATTCATTATTAACCAGATGGAACAATCTAATGATTCTGTGTGTATTGTTCAATACTTAATGGCGTTGGCTTGGTTGCGGCGTTGTGTTGACTCTGGCATTGTTGGGTCTTTCTGCAATAACATTCTGGGGCAGGGTAGAAAGAGGAGGTCACAGTTGGTGTTTAAGACAGGGGCTTCGGGTctcggagagagagagagagacaaaataagTATGAAAGGGGAATTACTGAGCGACTTGATTGAGAACaggagagagtgatagaggcagagaaaaatcaagaaaaagaagaaaatagagAATGAAAAAACCAATGAGACAGTAAATGATAAGAAATGGattgggacagagagagatgggagtgcAAATGAGATATAGAGAAGTGATAAAGACagattgagggagggagggagggctgtCGCTATATGACCTTCATTCCCTCATCATCCTTCGTGGGAAGAAGACTTCACAGAGAACAAATGGGGGGAGGGACCAGGCAGTGAAAATGATGATCTGACTGACAACATATTGGAGAGAGTGTGAAGAcgtgtgagtgtgcatgtgtgtaggcATTATTTAGCCTAGTGGATGTGATGAAGAAAGGTCAACTATTCTtagtctctttctgtctcttctgtGCCAGATTTAGCAGACGCTCCTCATATAGTTAAACGGATATGCTGATTTCATAGCAAACAGAACAAGTGCTTAAAGTGGAATGAAGAAGATCCCGGCACCCACTTAATGATTATAATCTTTATTAACAACCTCCCTCTAGAAGACCTAGTTCATCCACTGGGAACGACAGAAGTGTTGTTTTTAGCGATACAGGGAAATGAAGAGCTGTCTTCTACTTTATTTCAATTTAGCTGCATGGCATTTGTTTGGAGGGCATCAGCCATCCTTTCGCAGAATGAACAGTCAAGAGCATAATAACTACATCAGTGGCTGTGGGATTTGTTCTGCATCGATGAGGTTGGGAGGCAAGAAAGattgaaaaaagaaagataaaagTAGCACCCTCCTCCTGTATAAGATTaccatatgtacacacacacacacacacacacacccacacacacccagagatCACCATATGCACGGTCATAATTAGTGTATTATAAATAGCTCTGTTTACAAGTGGACTAGAAGTCTGCCCTCAGGTTAAAGTGATAACTGGGAAATTTTGAGATATAGGTAATTTTCCTGCCTCTGAATGCAGTTTAAAGATTATTGAAGTTATTATATTATTGTCTGACCTAACTACTCCAAACTAGGTGGTTGTTAATTTTTtcttcataataataataattataataataaaatatgctatttagcagatgtttttatcaaaaacaACGTACACAATTTAGATGGTCCTGGGAATTGAAACCACAACCTTGGTGTTACGAGGCTCTGTGAACTGGGATAACGTAGtctcacaaacaaatacatagcaatatgtattttgtataaatgtgttaatgttaCTGATgatcataaaaacattttgagtcttttgtgCTTCACAGGACTACAGTACAAAAGATTTGACATAGACTACAAAGAGCAAACTACACAGGATCTTCCCTGATACTTGGAGTGGTCACAGGCTCTTTTCCCCATGCTTTTTAGAGGAATATGCTTCTGTACTAGGTGCCTTCCAGCAGAAACACTGAAACGCTAACTTTCATAATCTCCAAACTACACACAGGGACATAAAGGTGGTATTATCTATCATGGTTTAAACTATCCATCAGTTTGACTCTTGGTATGTGGAAAACATCTTGATATCTCTCAGTATCCCTTTAATACTTCTCAACCCAGATTATCTGTGTGgatgcatgtgtgcgtgtgttttgtaCTTGAGTATGCTATGAAATGGTTGAACTTAACCTGTTATCTGACTTCACTGGTGCTTTCTCAGAGTGCAGAGAGACAAAGAcgagagaggaaggaaagaaagaggcacagagagagcgagagagagagagagagagcgagagagagaagggagagtgaCATAGTCTGTGATTATGTTTCAGGAAAGTCATTTTGCCAGCCCTCCAATGAAATGGAAATTGTGGTATTTCTAGCTGTGCACTGTGAGATATGGAGCCTGGAAAGCAGCCAGTGACTTGGCACAGTTCAGCCTGGCTCAGCCATCACACAGCATCTGTATGTGTTCAAGCCAATGTGTGTGCACTGAAAACAGGATACACACTGTATACCGGGTGGGTGTTACGAACAAGATTGCTTGTTCGTATTATGTGCTTCTGTGTGAACATTTATGCAGTACACTGAGACTATATAGTCTAAATAGTGTAAGTCTAGGACAGCTGCTTATATCCTCATACCTCTGTGACTGACACCTCTCACTCAGTCATGGTCACATCAACAGTAATTGTAGGAGAGCTTGTATAACCATCAAAAATGGcttaaagtttgtgtgtgtgtgtgtgtgtgtgtgtgatcctgaGTCATAGCTACTTCAGTGTAGACTCAACAATGACGCAGCATTCACACTCTTTTAGCTTTGAGAATACAGTATTGTACCATACCGATTTAATGTCCCAAGCTCCATGCCAGGCCTCTGAACTGGGAAAAGGTGCCATACTTACTTCAATTGTACCTTATCTATTGTGAGTGAATTTCTGTTTCCTATTTCAAGAACTGGAACCTAAGCACAAAAATATTAGATGTTCTGTTCTCCATAGCAGTTAACATCTGATATAATGCATGTATTTACTTGCGTAATACAACATACAGTGTAAGACTTGTGCCTGAACTTAGTGTTGTGTCCTGTATGTGACTACTGAAATGCTGAAACTtgatatacatatgtatatgttttttgtgtgaaaatcTGCTTAAATTTGCTTCACCTTGTCTGATGCTTCAACTTACTACAAGGGTTGATCATCCTGGTTTAGTTGTTCCTTACTCTGGTTTGTAACTGCACTAGCATGTTGCACATGGCTAGTTGAGCACTGAATCTTTCATTGATACAATGATGAACCATAAATCCATGGTGGAGTCATTATTTGGGCACAATTCAAAAGAAAagataaaatagaaatgtattaaattgGGATTCTGTACACCATTGATTGAAACCACATAGATAACACAAAAGTGTATCATAGCAAATCGAATGTATACTGTTGTAATCAAGATGTCTTAGCCTTTTGTTTGTAGTTCATTTAACCCCATTGGGTCTAAATGAGTTCATGCGAACAAAGACTGTCACCGTCACATTACTGTCCACACGTCACTACATTCATGGTCCAATCACTGGTACCACAAGTGCCTATGCAGATGGCCAGGCAATCACTGG
The nucleotide sequence above comes from Esox lucius isolate fEsoLuc1 chromosome 8, fEsoLuc1.pri, whole genome shotgun sequence. Encoded proteins:
- the LOC105011744 gene encoding leucine-rich repeat-containing protein 52 isoform X2, whose product is MRLLPAPSAQSLRLLFLFIFVMGVAPSPALTAGCPDRCVCDDQLVVQCAGQDLTLFPNDLPLATRQLIISNNRIRDLPALQLNYLSDLVYLDVSNNTLTEISESTFGNLRKLAYLDLSFNTLIQIEDRTFGPLSSLVMLRLTDNPGLNEIHPDAFSENLALQVLDVSRNNLTALNISTLIALPSLRSLGLSGNPWTCDCETEDLCLWVLIEGFKFQDEGQTVCQGPMELSGQRLAERGHRVGVGDGGPHGAVREVHQEEGRRHGQ
- the LOC105011744 gene encoding leucine-rich repeat-containing protein 52 isoform X1, which translates into the protein MRLLPAPSAQSLRLLFLFIFVMGVAPSPALTAGCPDRCVCDDQLVVQCAGQDLTLFPNDLPLATRQLIISNNRIRDLPALQLNYLSDLVYLDVSNNTLTEISESTFGNLRKLAYLDLSFNTLIQIEDRTFGPLSSLVMLRLTDNPGLNEIHPDAFSENLALQVLDVSRNNLTALNISTLIALPSLRSLGLSGNPWTCDCETEDLCLWVLIEGFKFQDEGQTVCQGPMELSGQRLAEVGLQLRADCHQGLGYWDYLFFIAIGFVIFSAGTVSAWVMGVLMVLYERYTKRKDEDMDSDDEEERHTGNQGNGDLNKPGMQV